AGTAATGGTAGGTGCTAGATACTACTTCAATTTCCAATTCCATTTagaatatatataacaaaaaaaatttgaaattatcATGAAATAAATACAGGACCTaccttaaatttttattttttttaatagtttaaaaaaccattttaaaataaggaaaaaaaattgCTACGAACAAtttgttattttatattataggattgataagaaaaaaattaattagTCTTAATCGGCACTTTTAAAATATCAATCAATAAACAAATTGTTCTAATAAAATGAAGTCTACATGCCTGTTTTTAACGATATAtgtgttttaaaattttatttatccaataagtatatttttaaacatatttatgaTATAGGTGTttttaaaaaacttatttatgcaataaatatatttttaaacatatttacCATATATGGTtatttattagtttaatttattttttaaactgTGTCAtgcttctttctttttctttcacACAACATGAACCAACAAAATAAAACAATATTCATAAGCAttctaaaaatatattgtttttttaatataattatttttggcttttttgtagtttttgcttttaatattgtttattaattgttttttacAAACATTATTATAACTAACAAATGTTCTTACAAAAACCAAGAAACAACTTTGTAAATTTAAACCAACAAACAATAAAAGAtttttcatcatcttcttctaacacatcatTTGTAGCAACTTCATTATCAATGGTTATTGTATTGCTTGCAACAACTTTAGAGATTGAGTGGAAATCCTCATTCTAAACAATGTCTAATATGACATTAACATCTATCTACAATCAAATACATATAATCAGGAAAAAAATCTAATATATAATCAGCACCTGTTACAATCAAATATATAAATCAGaacataaattttattttaaaattctagTTGTTACAATCAGCACATCTTGCATATTCGAGCAATTAGGAATCAGAAATCGAACTGAGTGAAGCAAATACAAATGAGAAATCGAAGCAAATacatatcaaaaatcaacaatcAAACAACATCAGCCTATAAACAAACAAACTGTGATTGAAGCAAATACATCTCTGAAATCGAACTCGCAAATGTAGAAAAAAAATTCCGAACTCACAAATGAACCTAAACTAAAGATTATAGCCAAAAAATCAAAGTCACAGTTCAAAATCGAACTCAAAAATTAACGTGTAATTGTAGCCAAAAAAACGTACTTGTGATGGATTGTAGTCGCCGCCAAAGACGCTGTTGGAGTCATCGGCGTCGTTGGATCGTAGTCGTCGAAGTCGTAGTCGTTGGAGTCGCCGGAGATGATGATTTTGCCAGAAATTTAGAGGTGTGCAACTCGTTTTTTTTACCTAGGAAAAGAACGattggtaagaaaataattagggCATAGTcggttttttttttactttattaaaTTGCAAAATAACCTATGTTGTCAAAAACTCGACATGTCTCAACTCCTCCCGATTCTTTAATTTTTACAAATCCagaaaagataaataaataaaaaataaaagtaaaaaataaaaaacctcAAGCGTGCCTTTTAGCCTCTGTTCACCGCTTTAGAATTGATGTCTTACACTGCAAAAGACTCATACTCTACTTTTGCCGTTTTATCAATGGACTAAAAATCAACTAGTTTTCATTAAACCGTATTGTTTTTTCAGTTATTTCTCGGTCtgctttttaaaaaatttaatcaGTGGTGTCTGATCGGTTTTAACAGGTTGAACTGGTTGGCCTAGTTTTTTTAAGGCACACAACCCGACCTAACCCCCTACAGGTATTGCTGATTTTATCAGTTTCATTTAATTTGAAAGTCACATGCTTTTTTTGTTTTAGATTCGTCACCAGTTattctaatattttttttttcttagatATATCGCATAGTGGCTTTTTAATGAGTTTTCCGTTGATGTATCAGTTTTTTTAAAACGGAAAACTATAAACGTTTTACGTATTTAAACAAACAACTCCTAAGTAATTTGCTCAAATGCATCCAAAACCTTATACCTTGTTAAATcccttatttaaaataattaaattatatttCAATAATATAATAATCAAATTTATTAGAATaactaataaataaaatttataagaAGTTTGATATGTCGACCAAATTATCCAACCAGCAGACGGTATCCAGTATATGATTTGGAACTAAAAGTACACGAGAGTTTAAACTTTAAAGAGGATGTCCCTTACAAGTTACATGGTGGTGGACACCACATACACAAATGTCTTGTCCATTAACAGAAGTCCAACGAATTTCTTATACAgttacaaaataaaattttaatttaaccaTGAAATAAACATTAACTATCAAATAAACTTTCGAATAACTATTAATAGATTTCACTTACAATTTCCATATCACAAAAGTACAATTGGAAACAACTTTTACACTTCAACGATTCTAATCACGTTTGCCAAAACTATTTCCTCCAAACAACCAAATTACACATAAGACACAACTTTAAACACTTTAGCCCCATAACACAAAAGAAAGATTTACTTAAATAATGCCCCCCATTAATAGCCGATATGTCAccataaaaccaaaaaaaaaaatcccatttttcCATTTTGGAAAAAAGACAAAGACACTAATAAACATATGGTTAAGCAGAAGTAAGGAAGAAATGCAGGGTGACCGTTTTGCGCACCACTACTCATTGGACACGTGTAACTCAAGGGTGGGCTGCAAAGTAGGCTAGTAATCCAACCAACGGTGCATTTATATACGTTGTGGGCTCCGATTCTTGAAAAAAGGGTCTGGAGTCTGGGAACGCGTCGGTGGTATTAGGCCCACCGACGACTGCCCCAACCAGTACATTCGGGTTGGGGTCAGGACTGAAAAAGTAACGTGATCCAGCCTTGCAACCAATGCGGGCTGGATGGACCCTGACAGAGGGTACTGAGCTCCCCCTATGATGAATCCTTTGCGGGTAACGGGACCCATATCCCACCATGTAGGACATTTTAATTGGATTATCTCCAAGTATATAATTCACctgtgaaaaaaaaaagaattaattgTACAACTTATGAAAAACAGAATGGAGGTCCATAACATAAGGGAATGTTCGTGTTTAGAAATGATTGTGAATGGGcccaataacatttttttttatgtaaCGTATGTATTTTTGGATAATTTCAATTTAGCAGagaaataaatgtatatattttttttagtttaccTGACGTCTGGCTAGACTTTTGAGAAGAGCAGGGGAAGCTGATTTATCGCCACATGGCACTACATGATTGGCGTGGCTGAGGTAGTTAGAGTAGGCCAACAGTAAAAAGGATAGTGAAGTTACATGTTGCATGTTACTCCCTCCAGCTTTAAATATCAATCCACCTAGATTATAacgaaaatattaaaaaaaaaaaaaaagtacataTTATTTAAACAAGgccaaaattaaaaatatttatttatagcGAACCTGGTGAATATTGAACTTCAAGATGAGTCGTTCCAGGTAATAAAGAACAAATAAAAGCATCGGCGTTATTCTGGAACGATTTGAAACCAGGCGATTTTCCCATTAACACCTCCTGTATTATCAAtacaaaaaattatattttatttatctGTTTGTTATGTATATATAATTATTGAAGCGTAGAATCTAAATGAAGCAAAGCACATGGATAGACAGTCCAAAGATACGGGAAACGAAATGTGTGGCATAAAATGTCAAATTTTATCCGGTTCAAAGTGAGGTCACACCCTTCTAGTTCAATAGCCTTTATGCACATGGAATGCAGAGAAAGCCAATGACTTTTCTATCCTTATGTGGGCCCCTCGACATTAACCATAGAAACCTAAACATGAAGGAGGTACATGCCTTCTTCTCGCATTAGTCTATTCCACTTGAGAGTAAAGACACATTACAAAAGATATAGACATACTCCCCGCATTTTTTTACCAAACAGGACATGGTCTTTACTCTAAAGGACTTTGGACCAAAAGACCCATTTTCGTCATTTTCaacttaacaaaaataaaaagatacTAGCATGCTAGTAATTTTGATAGATTGATTGATATATAGGAAACACATTCTGTTTTTGACCAATTCTTGTGTGAAAATAAATGGAAAGGGGACCCACATTGTGGTTTCTACTTTAGAAAATAAACATGATTTTACACAATTGAAAGTTGAAACCATGTGACTTGCTGACACAATGTAAAAGGATAATAGGGGTATGGCGTATTTTAGATTGAGATGAGGAATATCAGGACATACACTATATGACAAAACTTTGATAAGAGCACACGTAATTATTGgatataattaaatatttaaatacaaatataatttaaataattattatatgCTTAATGATTAAATTACCTTTGAAACAAGAACATTGATCCCCGCATGTTTGTTATCCCACCCAAATTCATTAATGGTGTCACCTGCCCGTAAAATAACCTCGTTTTTAATGATGTACTCTCTGTACTGACGTCGTCTTGATGCCTTGTGTAACCATGCTGCTGCCCAAAGCAATTCATCCTGCCcgacaaaataataaaataagtaTTTACTTAATGGTTATTTAAAGTAAAAATGGGTTAAACTTTTATATAGTTACCTGATAGCCATTGTTGTCACAGTAAAATGGGCAAACGGCAGAGTGCAAGTCGTTGCTGTATGCTCCTCTGTAGGTGTCAGCAAAACGGAAGACCTAACGAATATAATAAACGGAAGCTAAATAAAGGTACTTTGGGAAACGTTAAAGTTAACAGAAACATGTCCACTCTTGGACTCATGAATTTATTAGTGTTGTTTACGTCTTATATAAAAGTAATAAATACACCCAATTGATCGAAATGGAAAAAAGAATAGTAATATATAGTAACTGGTGTTCATATATACAGCAAAGAATATGCGTCTACGGTTAACCACATTCAAAGCATTTCATAGCCCTAAAAATGCATGCACAAGTGACacaataaaatatttataaaagattGGAATTTATAAATATGGAGTTGATGACTTTCTTTTACACAAAGCTTTAAAATGGACATTTTGATCTACTCGAAAATAACTAAAATGGAAACAAAGTTTACATAATCTCTCTCCTTTTTtctagaaataaaaacaaaaatagcaAATATACACGCATAAAAAGTAAATGAAGCTTTATTTTTCTGTTGTaacaaaatgacaaaaataaaattaaacgtACCTTAACAGCACGGTTGAGAAGGATGCGAGAGTAAGTCGGGTCACGTGACCGGAAAACGATGGATGCAGCGGCCAAAGCAGCGGCGGTTTCCCCAGCCACGTCAGATCCCGGGTGGTTCCGGTCGATCTTAGACACCGTTCGTAGCGTATCCATGTCCTCCGGCCTCTCCCAACAGTTATGGTCCGAGATTGCGTCTCCTACTTGAACATAAACGACACCGTCTGTCGCGGTTGCTTTTAGTAAGTAATCGGTTCCCCATTTCACTGCTCTAACTGCATTCCCTAGCTCCGGCCCCATTATCCTCCCGAAATCTATCACACTCCATGCCAGCATTGTTGTCGTAAACGCCATCGGAAACCCAAACTTTATGTTGTCACCGGCGTCGTAGTATCCTCCCGTCAAATCGACCTGTAAATTTCACAACACAAAGATATTAAACGAAAAATCAAACCTGATACTAATAACACAGCGATTACAGAAATTTCGAACTCACGGAATCGAAGTAAATGCTGGAGAATAGTAAATAAACGAAAACACATACCCCGGCGGAAGCTCCATCGTGCAATGCAGAATGACTCCGCCACCTGACGCGCTGATCCGGCGGAAGTTTCCCGGAACGTTGACCTTCAAAGAAAAGAATGCATTTCCGGAGAGCGTCGGAGTAGTCATGCGCAGTAGCAGAAGCAGAGAACATGAGACATAGAGTAAAAACGACGAAAACAACCGGTAAAGCAGCCGGAAAAGTTACCGCCTTTGGCGCCATTTCGAGTTTACGGGAGGGAGAAGCAAGGAATGGGAGAAAGGCGGGGGAAAAGTGGAAGCGTCGTCGTTTGGCTTTATAGAGAGATAAAGTAGGGCATTGGATTCTTGAGGATGGGCCAATAAGATTGGAACACGTGATAGGGTCCGAAAGGATGGGTGGGTTTGGATATCGATGAGTACAGGGTTTGTTTGACTTATTCGGCGGGTTGTTTGACTGGTCGGGTCGGGTTACAGTTTTACCCGGGTGTGATAGTGATTTATTGTAAGTAACCGTTGCTGCTTCCGTCCCCACACAATTGTGCCGTTTACTACCATCCACCATTTTCGTGGTGACTGGTAAATGCATGAAAATCTTTGAaatacatgatatgttatatactatatattttttaaatagatAAATATAAAAAAGATTGATGCATTTTTATGACCTTTTCAAGTTTATATAAGATTGTTAGCGCAAGAAGTTTATTACTATTTAccattgtatataatatattatagaaactaattttattctattaattgataaaaatatgatatattatgttaaaTAATTTGAAAATATATTATGTTACATTATTTGGTAAGATTATAAAAGTATATGGACTTTTATAGTAATTAATTTTTTTCCTTAAAttataatgtttaattaaaaaatgtaaaattatGCATGTTATAAAATATCTTAATAGGATAATTGATAAAAGGTATATAAAGACTTTCCTTGTTGTATTATAGGTTAATTACTAAAATGATATAATAAGGTAAGTGAATAACACCACACAATTGTGTTTTGTCTTTCAATTATAAAACAATCACTAGATTCATGCATCAAAATAATTTTGGTAATTTGCAAAGTAGAAAATCATTGCGTGAACAACTCAAAGAATGACAAAATTGGGTAatattacaaaaaataaaaagtcATAATTAAGTTCTTTATATTAAATGATGaatatttatacattttaagttaattaattataaagaaaatatgtcGCGGTAGTtgataaagtgttataaaaatatattaacttCTTGTTTTGTAAAACATAATATTTACTAAATACGTAACTTTTTATTCAGTAATATGTTAAATTATACATGGTATACATCATTTTAACGAAGGGTATGTAAAATACTTAACTTGTTATTCACTAATATGTTAAATTATACATTGCATACATCATTTTAACGAAAGGTATGTAATCTTTTCACATACAATAAATTAGTAATGCATCAATCGGGTCtttgttataataataataataacaataataataataacaataataataataataataataataaatagcatatttggtaaattaataaaaatcataaaaatttgtTAAAACAACTATAAAACAGACCAAGTAAAAGATAAGGCCAAGTGTATTTTGTATGGGGCACATGAGATAGGAGGTGGAGTAGTGATAGTCGTAAATGAAAGTGGGGGCATTTAAGACATTCATCGCCCAATTTGCCTTGCGCCCCTCT
The genomic region above belongs to Lactuca sativa cultivar Salinas chromosome 4, Lsat_Salinas_v11, whole genome shotgun sequence and contains:
- the LOC111890388 gene encoding endoglucanase 8, which translates into the protein MAPKAVTFPAALPVVFVVFTLCLMFSASATAHDYSDALRKCILFFEGQRSGKLPPDQRVRWRSHSALHDGASAGVDLTGGYYDAGDNIKFGFPMAFTTTMLAWSVIDFGRIMGPELGNAVRAVKWGTDYLLKATATDGVVYVQVGDAISDHNCWERPEDMDTLRTVSKIDRNHPGSDVAGETAAALAAASIVFRSRDPTYSRILLNRAVKVFRFADTYRGAYSNDLHSAVCPFYCDNNGYQDELLWAAAWLHKASRRRQYREYIIKNEVILRAGDTINEFGWDNKHAGINVLVSKEVLMGKSPGFKSFQNNADAFICSLLPGTTHLEVQYSPGGLIFKAGGSNMQHVTSLSFLLLAYSNYLSHANHVVPCGDKSASPALLKSLARRQVNYILGDNPIKMSYMVGYGSRYPQRIHHRGSSVPSVRVHPARIGCKAGSRYFFSPDPNPNVLVGAVVGGPNTTDAFPDSRPFFQESEPTTYINAPLVGLLAYFAAHP